The genomic window CCAGTGAACCTGCCTTTTCTCTTTAGGACTCTAGGGGGATGGAAACACAGCTGACCTGGGTCACATTGGTAATGTCCCGAATTCTTCCAATCACACTGCTTTTGACCAGCGCTCTCTCGGCGTCCGCTGGTTCTTCGAACTCCTGTGACCCAAACCGGTCGTGCCTAATCCCGTTTCTGAGCCGCAACCCGGCCACGCTGATCTGTCCCAACGTCCCTTCCGAAGCCGGAGAGGTGGCCTGGGCGTACTCTAACAGCTCGGAGCCCGGCTCCGGGGCGGTGGTGCTGGTGGGAGCGGGGGCCGTCCCGCTCGGAGGAGGAAGTCTGGGCGACCTGCAGTCCCGTTGCCGGTTCTCCCCGCCGCACATCTCCATACGACCCGCCACTGTGCGGGACTCCGGCGTCTACCTGTGTCAGATGGACGGCAGGACTTTGGCTTACTACGAGGCGGACGTCCAGGATGTGGAGAAGGCTCACCTCTCGGGCAAGCCCGTCGGAGTCCCGGCGCTACCCAGCACCTTCCGAGAAGTAAAGGGGCAGCACTGGAAACTTTTCACCGTCTGGAACGCCTGGCAAGATTGCGACCGGTGCGGCGCCCCGGGGGAAAGGAGGCGCCTTGGTTTCTGCTACGCCCGTCCCGTCGTTGGGCAGGAGCAAGCCGTGCCCTGCGGAATCGCGGCTTCAGCCGGGCGTCCCGAGCTGGCCAGTCGGGGTCCTGAGATAGCGCTGGAACCCTGCCAGGTGCCGTGCCTCACAGAATCGCCTTACGAAGCGCACGTCAGGCGCTTGGAGCTGCCGGGTCGAAGATTCGTCCCGCTCGACCTACCCCGCACCCTCCTCATCGAGACTTACCTGGTCAACGTCAACGGGAACGCGAGCCTCAAGTGTCCCGGCGCCTCCGCCTTCACCCCGGTCTCCTGGCGGAGGGACTCCGTCTACATAACGCGGGACGAGCTGTCTAGACGGCGGGGGAGCACTCATTCCTTAGACGAGCTCACCGGGCGCAGCGCCTACACCATTGCCGGGGCACAGAAAGATGACGAGGGTGTGTACAGGTGCTACGTGTCCGGGGAACTGGCCGCTTCTTTCCACTTGAAAGTGCTGGATCCTTACAGGAGAGGAGCGGCGGCAGAGGGCAACGCCATAAGCGCTGTCTGGTACTTCTTGGCTACCGTCTCGATGACCTTCGTGCTCCTGGGATTCCTGAGCTTTCTGTACATCTACTGCACCCAAGTGCGACGGCACCAGGTCGTTCACTGGTAGCAGTCCACCCGTAACGAGTTGTCCGCTTGTAATTCATAAGGGCATTCAGCCCGTTTTAGTTCCCGCCAGCCCTCAAAGCGGTAGCATCGATTAGGTCCCTCCCTGAAGCCTATTGTCTCTCTCAAATTGCCCCACTCATTCACGCACATACTCTCAAGGATAACAAACACACTCTTTGTAGGAGTGTGAGAAGGAATCCCACAAGGAGAATGTGTAAATTCCTCGCGTACGTACGCGGGCAAATGCACACGCAGACCACGCAGATCGGTACTGGGAGACGTGGTCCCTGCTCCCCGAttcccacacacacagagggcCGGATCCTCCTCTTAAACACCCCGACTGTCCCACACAGATGCAGGGTTTAACTGTGGACCTCAAATGCCCCTGGTAGAGATCAAACTCTTGCCATGGAGCTGAGAGGCAGTGATTCTACCCGCTACGCcactaaccctacccttctgctGAAAAGCCATGAACTCAATGCGCGGCTTCCTTTACAAACAACGTTAAACTTCTCATTGAAATTTTATCCCGGACGGTCTTAATTAGTCAATGCTCCCCACTTCATTAAAGTTGTCTTATGTTAAAGAGTGTGGTTAATTGAAAATGTACACTTTTATTAACTACCTGCAACTCAAGAGAAGGTCATTTACCCTTTAAGgtaatacagcatggagacaggccctttggcccaacgtGTCCCTGCTAACCgatgcccatctaagctaatCCCACTTGCCCGCAGTTTGTCCATATTCCCCCTACAGCCATGTATGACTTTAACAtttttaatgtatctgcctcaacaatTTCCAAGTAccaaccaccctctgggtaaagaagcttcccctcataaCTTCTGCCCTCTCACTTCCGCCCTCTAGTTTTTGGTTCACTTCCTCTGGGAGAAAAGACTGTGCATTTCCTCAGTCAATATTCCTCACAGAGAGAGTCAtaagtgcatggaacaccctgctggAAGTGGTGGCAGGAGCATCTTTAGAATGTCCTCCTTCAGTCTTTTATGCTTCATTGAATAAAATCTTAGCCTGTTGAACTTCTCAACTCAGGGCTCCAGGTTCTGTCAACTTTCTGGtgaatctctgcactctttccagcttaatgatatTGTTCTTATAGCATGCAGAGCTGGGCAGAGAATCGGCAGTTAGAGTTcagtccagaaaagtgtgaagtaatgCACTTTAGAAGGTCAGATCTatctatttttttattattattgagaaATGGAATAGCAGACAGCCCAGTTTTGAAGGGCTTATGTACGGAGTTTTGGATGCTGGCACATGTTCCCACATTGGAATCTAATTCCAGGGAGCCTGGGAGATGTGAGGCTGCTACTGTTACACAGAAACACTCTTCCAGAATTTGGACAATGAATACTGAGGTGTTTTATTCAGTCCAAATGTAACGTTGTGGAAGCAAGAACGTTCCTACCATTGGTCTATTGATCAGTGGCATGTCATCCTGCATTGAATCatatccaaaccattgacatcACCTACCACTGGTAATTATGTCAGGCGTCTGCTGACtggtggagtggcatttgcaattttccggaagtattccagaatccagtgtttCTTGAAAGGTCGTCACTAATGCCTACTTCAGCCAGCTCTTCCAGAAccctggtccaggagacttacattcttcagacctttcagctcgaAGCTATCATCAGACATGGAATGGCACAGCGGACTCCattggctaaatggcctaattctgttgctaATTCTGtttgttattaaactggaaagagtgcaggaaagactcacgaggatgttactgagaatgggggagggggcttgagttataaggagagactggataagctgggactgttttccttagagtgaaggaggctgaggggtgactttaGAGGTTTTGAAAACCATGAGGGGTGTTCATAAGGTGGACCATCACAGACCTTTCCCCAGGGTAGTGGACCCTAAAACatgagggcacaggtttaagatgggAGAGGTAAGAATTAAAGGAGCAGAATTTTCACCCAGAGGGCATTGGGTGTATGGAataagctgtcagaggaagtggtagatgtgagtACATTGACAATGTTTAAGATACATTTAATCCGATCCATGAATGGGAaaagtttagaaggatatgggacaAACCGAGAAAATGGAAAAAGGCAAGGAGACAACCTGGTCAGCATGGGggatgtgggctgaagggcctgttcctgtgctgtataatTCTCCAATTCTACATTGGCTGGGGTTTCGGAAACTGATTGGTGACCTTACTGAAAGATCTCAGTCCGTAAAGGGTCAGAATAGGGGAGATGAAGAGCTGTTTTCCCCAGTGGGAGAGTCTCAGTCAGGTGGACAGTTACAAGATCAGGGAATGGTTATTtataattgggacacatcagatcTTTAGACAGATGCTGGGGAATCTCAGCAATTCTTTGCCCTGGCATGCGCTGCAGGCCAGATGACCAGCAGAGGGAGCAGGAGAAATGGAATAGGAGTTGAAGCAACTGGCATCTCACAGAATGAGATCAAGAGATTCGAGAAGTTACATCGccactttataaaactctggtcaagccacatctggaatattgcat from Hypanus sabinus isolate sHypSab1 chromosome 1, sHypSab1.hap1, whole genome shotgun sequence includes these protein-coding regions:
- the LOC132398347 gene encoding protein FAM187B-like, with amino-acid sequence METQLTWVTLVMSRILPITLLLTSALSASAGSSNSCDPNRSCLIPFLSRNPATLICPNVPSEAGEVAWAYSNSSEPGSGAVVLVGAGAVPLGGGSLGDLQSRCRFSPPHISIRPATVRDSGVYLCQMDGRTLAYYEADVQDVEKAHLSGKPVGVPALPSTFREVKGQHWKLFTVWNAWQDCDRCGAPGERRRLGFCYARPVVGQEQAVPCGIAASAGRPELASRGPEIALEPCQVPCLTESPYEAHVRRLELPGRRFVPLDLPRTLLIETYLVNVNGNASLKCPGASAFTPVSWRRDSVYITRDELSRRRGSTHSLDELTGRSAYTIAGAQKDDEGVYRCYVSGELAASFHLKVLDPYRRGAAAEGNAISAVWYFLATVSMTFVLLGFLSFLYIYCTQVRRHQVVHW